Proteins encoded within one genomic window of Onychostoma macrolepis isolate SWU-2019 chromosome 11, ASM1243209v1, whole genome shotgun sequence:
- the dtx3lb.3 gene encoding uncharacterized protein dtx3lb.3 isoform X2: MCDSIMQDIHVIQDRISITKESEEGEDAAAANSAPNQTETTKPALEITVPLYPYWYMHHAYRKELKQFEKQHGVCISAEVSVSIKHIQSSNPDSVSKTTEDFQKLVKGCVDTFSDAAINHNVDSDIVKEALNAVQSEKEKIMFTMSASDCLFFGPKKFTDTIKRETTRLEQKFKEKRLMNLFDDKMTRQEKLIGYSGEIPHARGFRWNQMPDYGPGAVGGAGRDEGVNFRVRGETDTGFNEQSKNDSKHDSKGAHAEEETCPICMDNFTDKIKLKCGHEFCQECIRMSVESLGSICPVCKEVFGKLEGNQPDGTMTVRKSRSSLPGYPHCDTIEITYNIPSGIQTNKHPNPGKPYHGAKCHAYLPDNDEGNEVLGLLQRAFKQKLIFTVGTSTISGLDNSVIWNDIHHKTNTLGGPLNYGYPDPDYLRKVKDELKAKGIKEETTRLESQFKDKLQKNVFDEKMKKLLGYSGNIPHSKGIRLNQTPDYGPGAVGGAGRDEGVNFRVRGETDTGFNEQSKNDSKHDSKGAHAEEETCPICMDNFTDKIKLKCGHEFCQECIRMSVESLGSICPVCKEVFGKLEGNQPDGNMYVTMSRLSLPGYPHCGTIEITYNIPSGIQTSKHPNPGKPFHGAKCHAYLPDNNEGNEVLGLLHRAFHQKLIFTVGKSTTSDLDNLVTWNHIHHKTNTHGGPESYGYPDADYLKRVKDELKAKGIK, translated from the exons ATGTGTGACAGCATCATGCAAGACATCCATGTCATACAAGATCGGATTTCCATTACCAAAG AATCAGAAGAAGGTGAGGACGCTGCTGCAGCTAATAGTGCTCCAAATCAAACTGAGACCACTAAACCTGCCCTTGAAATCACTGTCCCCCTCTATCCATACTGGTACATGCATCATGCTTACAGAAAGGAACTGAAACAATTTGAGAAACAGCATGGAGTCTGTATTTCTGCAGAAGTGTCAGTCTCAATCAAACATATCCAGAGCTCGAACCCTGATTCTGTGTCTAAAACCACTGAGGACTTTCAGAAACTAGTTAAAGGATGTGTGGATACTTTTAGTGATGCTGCTATTAATCATAACGTGGATTCAGATATTGTGAAGGAGGCACTTAATGCCGTCCAGTCAGAGAAGGAAAAGATTATGTTCACCATGTCTGCCAGTGACTGTCTGTTCTTTGGACCAAAGAAATTTACAGACACGATTAAAAGAGAGACAACAAGACTGGAACAAAAATTTAAGGAGAAACGTCTGATGAACCTATTTGATGATAAGATGACAAGACAAGAGAAACTGATTGGTTACTCAGGGGAAATTCCTCATGCAAGAGGATTCAGATGGAATCAGATGCCTGATTATGGTCCAGGAGCAGTGGGTGGAGCAGGACGGGATGAGGGAGTGAATTTTAGAGTGCGAGGCGAAACAGATACTGGTTTCAATGAACAATCAAAAAACGATTCTAAACATGACAGTAAAGGTGCTCATGCTGAAGAGGAGACGTGCCCTATTTGTATGGACAACTTCACTGACAAGATAAAACTGAAATGTGGGCATGAATTCTGTCAGGAATGTATAAGAATGTCAGTGGAGAGTCTGGGATCCATCTGTCCTGTGTGTAAGGAAGTGTTTGGGAAATTGGAGGGAAACCAACCGGATGGAACAATGACTGTAAGAAAGAGTAGATCGAGTCTCCCTGGATATCCACACTGTGACACTATTGAAATCACCTACAACATACCCAGTGGTATTCAAACG AATAAGCATCCAAACCCAGGAAAGCCTTATCATGGAGCAAAGTGTCATGCATACCTGCCAGACAACGATGAAGGAAATGAAGTGCTCGGACTGCTGCAGAGGGCTTTTAAACAGAAACTGATCTTTACCGTTGGGACTTCAACAATTTCCGGTTTagacaattctgtcatctggAATGATATTCATCATAAGACCAACACACTTGGCGGGCCTCTAAA TTATGGCTATCCAGACCCTGACTACCTGAGGAAAGTGAAAGATGAGTTAAAGGCCAAAGGCATTAAAGAAGAGACAACAAGACTGGAAAGCCAATTCAAGGACAAACTTCAGAAGAATGTGTttgatgaaaagatgaagaaACTGCTTGGTTACTCAGGTAACATTCCACACTCAAAGGGAATCAGATTGAATCAGACGCCTGATTATGGTCCAGGAGCAGTGGGTGGAGCAGGACGGGATGAGGGAGTGAACTTTAGAGTGCGAGGCGAAACAGATACTGGTTTCAATGAACAATCAAAAAATGATTCTAAACATGACAGTAAAGGTGCTCATGCTGAAGAGGAGACGTGCCCTATTTGTATGGACAACTTCACTGACAAGATAAAACTGAAATGTGGGCATGAATTCTGTCAGGAATGTATAAGAATGTCAGTGGAGAGTCTGGGATCCATCTGTCCTGTGTGTAAGGAAGTGTTTGGGAAATTGGAGGGAAACCAACCGGATGGAAATATGTATGTAACAATGAGCAGATTGAGTCTCCCTGGATATCCACACTGTGGCACTATTGAAATCACCTACAACATACCCAGTGGTATTCAAACG AGTAAGCATCCAAACCCGGGAAAGCCTTTTCATGGGGCAAAGTGTCATGCATACCTGCCTGACAACAATGAAGGAAATGAAGTGCTCGGACTGCTGCACAGGGCTTTTCATCAGAAACTGATCTTTACTGTCGGGAAATCTACAACTTCTGATTTAGATAATCTCGTCACCTGGAATCATATTCATCATAAGACCAACACACACGGTGGGCCTGAAAG TTATGGCTATCCAGACGCTGACTACCTAAAGAGAGTGAAAGACGAGTTAAAAGCCAAAGGCATTAAATGA